Proteins found in one Paenibacillus borealis genomic segment:
- a CDS encoding AraC family transcriptional regulator, with the protein MNNGQLILQAIDYIESNLKQTLSVLALSRVSGYSQYHFIRLFQGVTGLTPGDYIARRRISEAAREILRNPHRSFQDISLDYSFNDYETFTRAFKRLLHTTPTRIRQKSNPDIPLLLHPIRGRDLPHWTGHNTASPEVIELGEITLQGPFITVNNDHSIIGAAWEQLFSGISAISDRRLPEKYYQLGYWPDNYEDSGISFLCACELNASSPLPPGTKLRTDRGQADNNLPVHILPPARYLRFLHKGPSDEVSATYKYIYGVFLPGTDHRLNLSYEFEYYGKDYLGPDNPNSVSEIYIPLTLL; encoded by the coding sequence ATGAATAACGGCCAGCTTATTCTGCAAGCCATTGATTATATTGAATCCAATCTGAAGCAAACATTGTCAGTCCTGGCCCTCTCCAGAGTGAGCGGTTATTCGCAGTATCATTTTATCCGGCTGTTCCAGGGGGTTACCGGGCTGACACCCGGCGACTATATCGCAAGACGTCGAATTTCCGAGGCTGCACGTGAGATTCTGAGAAACCCTCACCGGAGTTTCCAGGATATTTCCCTGGATTATTCCTTTAATGATTATGAGACCTTCACCCGTGCCTTCAAAAGATTGCTCCATACGACCCCCACCCGTATCCGCCAAAAATCAAATCCGGATATCCCTTTGCTGCTCCATCCTATTCGAGGCAGGGATCTGCCGCACTGGACTGGCCATAATACAGCATCTCCAGAGGTTATTGAGCTCGGGGAAATCACGCTCCAGGGACCATTTATTACTGTTAACAACGATCATTCCATTATTGGAGCAGCTTGGGAACAGCTGTTCAGCGGTATATCTGCGATTTCGGACCGCAGACTTCCGGAGAAATATTATCAGCTTGGCTATTGGCCGGATAATTATGAGGATAGCGGCATCTCTTTTCTCTGTGCATGTGAGTTGAACGCATCGTCGCCTTTACCACCTGGTACTAAGCTTCGGACAGACAGAGGACAGGCAGATAACAATCTTCCTGTCCATATCTTGCCTCCGGCGAGGTATCTCCGATTTCTGCATAAAGGTCCATCAGACGAAGTCTCCGCTACCTACAAATATATCTATGGCGTATTTTTGCCCGGAACCGATCACCGCCTGAATCTCTCTTATGAATTTGAATACTACGGCAAAGACTATCTCGGACCCGATAATCCCAACTCGGTAAGTGAGATCTATATTCCGTTAACGCTGCTATAA
- the purB gene encoding adenylosuccinate lyase, producing the protein MIERYSRPEMRAIWTEENKFNAWLEVEICACEAWAELGVIPHEDAAKLRKDAKFDIARIDEIEQETRHDVIAFTRAVSESLGAERKWVHYGLTSTDVVDTALGYLLRQANEILEQDIIRFIEILKDKAVAYKDTPMMGRTHGVHAEPTTFGLKMALWYEEMKRNLERFRHAANGVQFGKISGAVGTYANIDPFVEEFVCRKLGTSPAPISTQTLQRDRHAEYMAALALVATSLDKFATEIRALQKSEIREVEEAFAKGQKGSSAMPHKRNPIGCENISGLSRVIRGHMVTAYENVPLWHERDISHSSVERIILPDATMLLNYMLNRFGNIVKNLTVFPDNMKRNMNRTFGVPFSGRILTKLIDKGFSREQAYDTVQPRAMQAWEEQTQFRDIVEATPEITAVLSPEEIEDAFNPSWHLKHVDTIFRKLELI; encoded by the coding sequence ATGATCGAACGTTACAGCAGACCTGAGATGCGGGCCATTTGGACCGAAGAAAATAAATTCAACGCGTGGCTGGAAGTTGAAATTTGCGCCTGCGAGGCTTGGGCCGAGCTGGGAGTCATCCCGCATGAGGATGCCGCGAAGCTGCGCAAGGATGCCAAATTCGACATCGCGCGGATTGATGAAATCGAGCAGGAAACACGTCATGATGTTATTGCTTTTACCCGTGCAGTATCGGAGAGCCTGGGCGCAGAACGCAAATGGGTGCATTACGGACTGACCTCCACAGACGTTGTCGACACGGCGCTCGGCTATCTGCTGCGTCAGGCCAACGAAATTCTGGAGCAAGACATTATCCGGTTCATTGAGATTCTAAAAGATAAAGCAGTAGCCTACAAAGATACTCCGATGATGGGGCGCACCCATGGCGTACACGCCGAGCCGACGACTTTCGGCCTCAAGATGGCGCTGTGGTATGAGGAAATGAAGCGCAATCTGGAGCGTTTCCGTCATGCCGCTAACGGCGTACAATTCGGCAAAATCTCCGGGGCAGTCGGCACCTATGCCAACATCGACCCGTTCGTCGAAGAATTTGTCTGCCGCAAGCTGGGCACCAGCCCGGCACCGATCTCCACGCAGACACTGCAGCGTGACCGTCACGCTGAATACATGGCGGCGCTGGCACTGGTTGCCACTTCGCTGGACAAGTTCGCTACCGAGATCCGCGCGTTGCAGAAGAGTGAGATCCGCGAGGTGGAAGAAGCTTTTGCCAAAGGTCAAAAAGGTTCGTCCGCGATGCCGCATAAGCGCAACCCGATTGGCTGCGAGAACATCTCCGGCCTGTCCCGCGTGATCCGCGGGCATATGGTTACAGCTTACGAGAACGTGCCGCTGTGGCATGAACGTGATATCTCGCATTCCTCGGTAGAACGGATCATCCTGCCGGACGCGACTATGCTGCTGAACTATATGCTGAACCGCTTCGGCAACATCGTGAAGAACCTGACTGTGTTCCCGGACAATATGAAGCGCAACATGAACCGCACCTTCGGCGTACCGTTCTCCGGCCGCATCCTGACGAAGCTGATCGACAAAGGCTTCAGCCGCGAGCAGGCTTACGACACCGTGCAGCCGCGGGCGATGCAGGCCTGGGAGGAACAAACCCAGTTCCGTGACATCGTTGAAGCTACACCGGAAATCACAGCCGTGCTAAGTCCGGAAGAGATCGAGGATGCGTTCAATCCTTCCTGGCACCTCAAGCATGTGGACACCATCTTCCGCAAACTTGAGCTTATCTAA
- the purK gene encoding 5-(carboxyamino)imidazole ribonucleotide synthase: MRPEELEAGQAEAGGQAPRTLLPGATIGVLGGGQLGRMMALSGSAMGYRFVALDPAKDAPCGQVTPQITAAYNDRDAARELAQRADVITYEFENVDAGVAALLTEESYVPQGSALLYTTQHRLREKAAIEAAGVPVAPYRKVGSLAELEAAAAGLGLPCVLKTATGGYDGKGQAVIRQPEELEAAFRQVAPGTAAGAESVNVPELVLEKFIAFKCEISVIAARSASGEVKSFPPAENIHVDNILHLSIVPARVPEEIQRRACELAEQIVSGMDAVGLLAVEMFVTEDGELFVNELAPRPHNSGHYTMDACVTSQFEQHVRAICNLPLGDTTLLTPVVMVNVLGQHLEGAIQAACSTDEEANKLGVSPKLHIYGKTESKTGRKMGHINLLCKDTGDGLAWVEQTNLWRN, encoded by the coding sequence ATGAGGCCGGAGGAGTTGGAGGCCGGGCAGGCTGAAGCTGGCGGGCAGGCGCCGCGGACGCTGCTGCCCGGCGCGACGATCGGCGTGCTCGGCGGCGGGCAGCTCGGGCGCATGATGGCGCTGTCCGGCAGCGCCATGGGCTACCGCTTCGTGGCGCTGGACCCAGCAAAGGATGCGCCCTGCGGGCAGGTTACGCCGCAGATTACCGCGGCGTATAACGACCGGGACGCGGCGCGTGAGCTGGCGCAGCGCGCGGACGTCATCACGTACGAGTTCGAGAACGTCGATGCGGGCGTAGCCGCGCTGCTGACGGAGGAATCGTACGTGCCGCAGGGCAGCGCGCTGCTGTATACGACGCAGCACCGGCTGCGCGAGAAGGCGGCAATCGAGGCGGCGGGCGTGCCCGTTGCCCCGTACCGCAAGGTCGGCAGCCTGGCGGAGCTTGAAGCCGCGGCTGCCGGCCTGGGCCTGCCCTGTGTGCTGAAGACAGCCACAGGGGGGTACGACGGCAAGGGACAAGCCGTCATCCGCCAGCCGGAAGAGCTGGAAGCGGCGTTCCGGCAGGTAGCGCCGGGAACGGCCGCTGGGGCAGAATCCGTCAACGTACCGGAGCTGGTGCTGGAGAAATTCATCGCTTTCAAATGCGAAATTTCCGTCATTGCCGCCCGCAGCGCATCCGGTGAGGTCAAGAGCTTCCCGCCCGCAGAGAACATCCATGTGGACAATATCCTGCATCTCTCGATTGTACCCGCCAGGGTGCCGGAGGAGATTCAGCGGCGGGCCTGTGAGCTGGCCGAGCAGATTGTGTCCGGCATGGATGCCGTAGGACTGCTGGCCGTGGAGATGTTCGTGACAGAGGACGGAGAGCTGTTCGTCAACGAGCTCGCTCCGCGTCCGCATAACTCCGGGCATTACACGATGGACGCCTGCGTAACCTCACAGTTCGAGCAGCATGTGCGGGCGATCTGCAATCTGCCGCTGGGCGATACTACGCTGCTTACACCTGTAGTCATGGTGAATGTGCTTGGCCAGCATTTGGAGGGCGCCATTCAGGCGGCCTGCAGCACGGATGAAGAAGCAAACAAGCTTGGGGTATCTCCTAAGCTTCATATATATGGCAAGACTGAGAGCAAGACCGGCCGCAAGATGGGCCATATCAACCTGCTCTGCAAGGACACCGGAGACGGCCTGGCCTGGGTAGAGCAAACTAACCTTTGGAGGAACTGA
- a CDS encoding universal stress protein produces MLFSKILLAYDGSKASNQALERAIELAKVTPGSSLYVVHAFEFPRFFIGEALAPLPASVNKDYYDLAVQTTDEVKSRLEAEGLNATVELLQGSPAEVILAYAKEHTVDVIVIGSRGLGGIREFVLGSVSHNVVQSARIPVLVVK; encoded by the coding sequence ATGTTATTCTCTAAAATTTTGCTAGCCTATGACGGTTCGAAGGCTTCCAATCAGGCATTGGAACGTGCAATTGAACTGGCCAAGGTAACTCCAGGGTCCTCCCTGTACGTCGTACACGCATTTGAATTCCCGCGGTTCTTCATCGGGGAAGCTCTCGCGCCTCTGCCGGCATCAGTGAACAAGGATTATTATGACCTCGCGGTCCAGACTACGGATGAAGTGAAAAGCCGGCTGGAAGCCGAAGGTCTGAACGCTACTGTAGAATTGCTGCAGGGCTCGCCTGCTGAAGTGATTCTGGCTTATGCCAAAGAGCACACGGTGGATGTCATCGTGATCGGCAGCCGCGGGCTCGGCGGAATCCGGGAGTTCGTTCTGGGCAGCGTCAGCCACAATGTAGTGCAGAGCGCGCGCATTCCGGTGCTGGTTGTTAAATAA
- a CDS encoding DNA topoisomerase III, translating into MKVLVLAEKPSVAREIARVLGCGNKQKSYMEGPKYVVTWALGHLVGLAEPEDYNNKYATWALEDLPILPEKAKLKVLRETSQQYKAVQQLMKRQDIEELIVATDAAREGELLARWIMNMAGWKKPFRRLWISSQTDKAIKEGFAALRPGKDFDRLYESARCRAEADWMIGLNVTRALTCKFGAPLSAGRVQTPTLGMIMDRENEITGFRSQEYDLLTADFGNFQAGWRAPGGDGRIFDRDKTGILKDKLTGRSGRITKVHKSEKSEPHPLAYDLTELQRDANRKFGFSAKQTSGLLQKLYEQHKLVTYPRTDSRYLTADMTGTLKERLDSVAVGPYAALARPLLRKPLPVTKRIVDDSKVSDHHAIIPTEQTVLLNLLSAEERKLYDLIVRRFISLFYPPARYDAVAVTVSVEGETFQVKGTTVKDAGWREVYGGDMSSDDEEESLADEPAAGSVKLPELREGDSVKIERCIIKPGRTQPPKRYNEASLLTQMEKYGLGTPATRADIIEKLVSSDTIERQGNLLHPTGKGKQLIGLVSGQLRTPELTARWEAELEKIARGQGRPEPFLQGIRTMAQELVSGVKNSGAEYKPHNVSNSHCPECGTRMLEKKTKRGKLLVCPKEDCGYTRAGEKQLSNRRCPQCHKKMELKEGKAGMYVQCLGCGITETMDNDHKHINKREQQKLVQQYSKPESAGGSNLGELLKAAMEAKQKGK; encoded by the coding sequence ATGAAGGTACTGGTACTGGCGGAGAAGCCATCGGTTGCCCGGGAGATTGCCCGGGTACTGGGCTGCGGAAATAAGCAAAAGAGCTATATGGAAGGTCCGAAATATGTGGTTACCTGGGCTCTGGGTCATCTGGTTGGCCTGGCTGAGCCTGAGGACTATAACAATAAATATGCTACCTGGGCATTGGAGGATTTGCCGATTCTTCCGGAGAAGGCCAAGCTGAAGGTGCTAAGGGAGACCAGCCAGCAATACAAAGCGGTGCAGCAGCTGATGAAACGGCAGGATATTGAAGAGCTGATCGTTGCGACGGATGCTGCGCGTGAGGGAGAGCTATTGGCGCGCTGGATTATGAACATGGCTGGGTGGAAAAAGCCGTTCCGGCGGCTGTGGATCTCCTCGCAGACGGATAAGGCAATTAAGGAAGGCTTCGCCGCGCTTCGTCCGGGCAAGGACTTCGACCGCTTATATGAGTCTGCCCGCTGCCGCGCAGAGGCGGATTGGATGATCGGGCTGAATGTGACGCGCGCTTTAACCTGTAAGTTCGGTGCGCCGCTCTCGGCAGGGCGTGTACAGACACCTACGCTTGGCATGATTATGGACCGGGAGAATGAAATTACCGGCTTCCGTTCCCAGGAGTACGACTTGCTTACAGCCGACTTCGGCAATTTCCAGGCGGGATGGCGTGCGCCGGGCGGGGACGGCCGGATTTTTGACAGAGACAAGACGGGTATTCTGAAGGATAAGCTGACCGGCCGCAGCGGACGGATTACCAAGGTCCACAAAAGCGAGAAAAGTGAACCCCATCCGCTGGCCTATGACCTGACAGAGCTGCAGCGGGATGCGAACCGCAAATTTGGTTTCTCAGCTAAACAAACCTCAGGCCTGCTGCAAAAGCTGTATGAACAGCATAAGCTGGTTACTTATCCGCGTACGGACAGCCGCTACCTGACTGCCGATATGACGGGTACGCTAAAAGAAAGATTGGACAGCGTGGCAGTTGGACCGTATGCGGCCCTAGCTAGACCGCTACTGCGCAAACCGCTGCCGGTTACCAAACGAATTGTCGATGACAGTAAGGTCAGTGACCATCACGCGATTATTCCTACAGAGCAGACGGTGCTGCTTAATCTACTCAGTGCAGAAGAGCGGAAGCTCTATGATCTGATTGTACGGCGGTTCATCAGCCTGTTCTACCCTCCGGCACGTTATGATGCAGTGGCTGTGACGGTGAGCGTGGAGGGGGAAACCTTCCAGGTTAAAGGAACCACGGTTAAGGACGCGGGCTGGCGTGAAGTCTATGGCGGGGACATGAGCTCGGATGATGAAGAGGAGAGCTTAGCTGACGAACCGGCAGCGGGCAGCGTGAAGCTGCCGGAGCTGCGTGAAGGTGACAGTGTGAAGATTGAGCGCTGCATCATTAAGCCCGGGCGGACGCAGCCGCCGAAGCGTTATAATGAAGCTTCGCTGCTGACACAGATGGAGAAGTACGGGCTAGGTACGCCGGCAACCCGTGCGGATATTATCGAGAAGCTGGTCAGTTCGGATACGATTGAGCGGCAGGGCAATCTGCTGCATCCGACCGGCAAAGGGAAACAGCTGATCGGTTTAGTGTCAGGACAGCTGCGCACACCGGAGCTGACGGCGCGCTGGGAAGCGGAGCTGGAGAAGATCGCCCGCGGGCAAGGGCGTCCGGAGCCTTTTCTGCAGGGCATCCGTACTATGGCACAGGAGCTGGTGTCCGGGGTTAAGAATAGCGGAGCGGAATACAAGCCGCATAATGTCTCTAACAGCCATTGTCCGGAATGCGGGACAAGAATGCTGGAGAAGAAGACCAAGCGCGGCAAGCTGCTGGTCTGCCCCAAAGAGGACTGTGGCTACACCCGTGCAGGTGAGAAGCAGCTGTCGAACCGCCGCTGTCCGCAGTGCCATAAGAAGATGGAGCTTAAAGAAGGCAAGGCCGGGATGTATGTGCAGTGCCTCGGCTGCGGAATCACAGAGACCATGGATAACGACCACAAGCATATCAACAAACGCGAGCAGCAGAAGCTGGTTCAGCAGTACAGCAAGCCGGAAAGCGCTGGCGGCTCTAACCTTGGTGAATTGCTGAAGGCAGCGATGGAAGCCAAGCAGAAGGGAAAATAA
- a CDS encoding phosphoribosylaminoimidazolesuccinocarboxamide synthase: MTSTAVSTAVELVNAPLLYKGKVRELYDLGDEVLIVVTDRISAFDYVLDPAVPDKGNVLNRLSAFWFGQTKELIENHVVHIDVDRLGDIVRDREALKNRIMVVRKAQRIDIECVVRGCITGGGWRQYQETGKVNGIELPKGLRKNAVLTEPIFTPAAKNDVGHDEDIPFEQMQELIGAELALELKEKSLKLFAFAREYCKDRGIILADCKFEFGLLDGKVILIDEIFTPDASRFWAKDKYALDIEIDSMDKEPVRTYLSASSWDKNSTPDPLPVEVVEETSRRYLDIYHRLTGKSL; this comes from the coding sequence ATGACATCAACGGCCGTATCCACTGCCGTGGAACTCGTAAATGCACCGCTGCTCTACAAAGGTAAGGTTCGTGAGCTGTACGATTTGGGGGATGAGGTACTGATTGTCGTTACGGACCGCATTTCCGCATTTGATTATGTGCTGGACCCGGCGGTGCCGGACAAAGGCAATGTGCTGAACCGGCTCAGCGCCTTCTGGTTTGGCCAGACCAAGGAGCTCATTGAGAACCATGTAGTTCACATCGATGTGGACCGGCTCGGAGATATTGTACGGGACCGCGAAGCGCTGAAGAACCGCATCATGGTGGTCCGCAAAGCACAGCGGATTGATATCGAATGTGTCGTGCGCGGCTGCATTACCGGCGGCGGCTGGCGGCAGTATCAGGAGACCGGCAAAGTGAACGGCATCGAGCTTCCCAAAGGGCTGCGCAAGAATGCGGTGCTGACCGAGCCGATCTTTACGCCGGCGGCCAAGAATGATGTCGGCCATGATGAGGATATCCCTTTTGAGCAGATGCAGGAGTTAATTGGCGCAGAGCTTGCGCTGGAGCTGAAGGAGAAGAGCCTGAAGCTGTTCGCTTTTGCCAGAGAATATTGTAAAGACCGCGGCATCATCCTCGCCGATTGCAAATTCGAGTTCGGGCTGCTGGACGGTAAGGTCATTCTGATCGACGAGATTTTCACACCGGATGCTTCCCGTTTCTGGGCTAAGGACAAATACGCGCTGGATATCGAGATCGATAGCATGGATAAGGAGCCTGTACGGACTTACCTTTCGGCATCCTCGTGGGACAAGAACAGTACACCGGACCCGCTGCCGGTTGAAGTGGTGGAAGAGACCTCACGCCGGTACCTGGATATTTATCACCGCCTTACCGGAAAGTCCTTATAG
- the tsaA gene encoding tRNA (N6-threonylcarbamoyladenosine(37)-N6)-methyltransferase TrmO, which yields MLTTEPYNVISVGVVSGSQHNLRLEIKPQFRPALKGLADFSHCQILWWIHEFADDTFRGTTQIEPPYDAPVSGVFATRSPVRPNPIGLTVAGIVSVDVEEGIVEVTGLDAYPGTPVLDIKAYFPSADRVRHVRVPVWAASWGEWAPE from the coding sequence ATGCTCACAACAGAACCGTATAATGTTATATCAGTAGGTGTAGTATCCGGATCACAACACAACCTGCGTCTCGAGATTAAACCGCAGTTCAGACCTGCCTTGAAGGGGCTGGCTGATTTCAGCCACTGCCAGATTCTCTGGTGGATTCATGAATTTGCAGACGATACCTTCCGGGGTACTACGCAGATTGAGCCTCCTTATGATGCTCCGGTCTCCGGTGTATTTGCCACACGTTCTCCCGTACGTCCCAACCCTATTGGCCTTACTGTTGCCGGAATCGTGTCTGTTGATGTTGAAGAGGGAATTGTTGAAGTTACCGGACTGGATGCCTATCCGGGGACGCCTGTGCTTGATATTAAAGCCTATTTCCCTTCTGCCGACCGCGTCCGCCATGTCAGAGTTCCTGTATGGGCTGCCTCCTGGGGGGAGTGGGCTCCAGAGTAA
- a CDS encoding DUF4179 domain-containing protein: MEKWQNQTEKQMLEQIRSSIGKVQLPVDSYNEQIMNRIEHMEIKGGSKLLKKTLAAACVAVMIGLGTVTAGFISPVWADTLSQFPVFSSIFKHTENPGLKLAAEKGLTTSTNMSVTKDGVTLSVTEVFYDGTRLAIGFERAGIMDERVLAEITDFKTHDFDQSTKGLLGLPVVTQVSGEPISFGSSSTGDVQGQPQTFLLELNELRNTAALGDEFKVDISVPVAQIAEPFEFQVTVKKVTEGVINLTPGQGASKGSFKYTVKSLDITPATLRLIVTSEGEVPASPDQTGEYAPTAVFYELVDDAGNVINPRNGGYVLAKAVQHPIVDSLYNTFPQIPKTVTVRPYTFTLDSELNLLTDANGENVKTYHKELETTIVIP; this comes from the coding sequence GTGGAGAAGTGGCAGAATCAAACTGAGAAGCAAATGTTGGAGCAGATTCGCAGCAGCATCGGAAAGGTTCAGCTTCCTGTGGACAGTTATAATGAGCAAATTATGAACCGTATTGAGCATATGGAGATCAAAGGAGGCAGCAAATTGCTTAAAAAGACATTAGCAGCCGCATGTGTGGCCGTAATGATCGGGTTAGGTACAGTAACAGCAGGATTCATCTCCCCTGTATGGGCTGATACATTGAGTCAATTCCCCGTATTCAGCAGTATATTCAAGCATACGGAGAACCCAGGGTTGAAATTGGCGGCGGAAAAGGGCTTGACTACTTCAACTAACATGAGCGTTACAAAGGATGGAGTTACTTTAAGTGTTACAGAAGTATTTTATGACGGTACCCGGCTAGCCATTGGATTTGAGAGAGCGGGAATCATGGATGAACGGGTTTTGGCGGAGATTACTGATTTTAAAACCCATGACTTTGATCAATCAACCAAAGGGCTACTGGGGCTGCCTGTAGTTACTCAGGTGTCAGGTGAACCCATTAGCTTCGGCTCCTCTTCTACAGGTGACGTACAGGGACAACCCCAAACCTTTCTGTTGGAGCTGAATGAACTGCGGAACACCGCAGCTTTAGGAGACGAATTCAAGGTGGATATCAGTGTGCCGGTTGCTCAAATCGCAGAGCCGTTTGAGTTCCAGGTAACGGTGAAAAAAGTAACGGAGGGAGTAATTAATCTTACTCCAGGTCAGGGGGCAAGCAAAGGCTCGTTCAAGTACACAGTGAAGAGTCTGGACATTACGCCTGCTACCCTAAGGTTGATCGTAACCAGTGAAGGGGAAGTGCCTGCCTCGCCGGATCAGACAGGAGAATATGCGCCTACCGCAGTATTCTATGAGCTTGTGGATGATGCCGGAAATGTGATTAATCCCCGCAATGGCGGTTATGTCTTGGCTAAAGCAGTCCAGCATCCTATTGTGGATAGTCTATATAATACTTTCCCGCAAATTCCCAAGACGGTCACGGTCAGACCTTATACATTTACATTGGATAGTGAGCTTAATCTTTTGACAGATGCTAACGGGGAAAATGTGAAGACTTATCATAAAGAGCTTGAGACTACTATAGTGATTCCTTAA
- a CDS encoding MFS transporter, whose translation MAAAKQLEGEVQSVQGSGKRGGSRFFFLVIVFMFWFSSYIYVPVLSPYVEHLGASYVMVGAVLGVYGLMQILFRLPIGIGSDYLNRRRPFIYLGLIASGASCLLFLAGAHPGWALAARAVSGIAASAWVVYSVMFAGYFPKEEAGKAMGMLQFTTVIAQLTSMMISGYMVDHWGWNTPFIIGGIVAAAALLLALRLPEQKQEKRNAIQIKDLAGVVREPLLVKVSLLSVLAHCVLFITMFGYTPNQALDIGASKESLGWLTLAFMLPHAIATLYGSRLFGKWLGDRGTLMLGFAGSAVFTLLIPSMPTLAALCATQIGNGFMQGLIFPLLLGKSVSGVAPFKRATAMGFYQAVYAIGMSGGPFVAGWMSAAYGLTGGFWLGGIAALLAAVLSWIWIREAGEPGTGSRQKRRILGR comes from the coding sequence GTGGCGGCGGCTAAGCAATTAGAAGGTGAAGTCCAATCGGTACAAGGCTCTGGCAAGAGGGGAGGCAGCCGGTTTTTCTTTTTGGTGATTGTCTTTATGTTCTGGTTCTCTTCTTATATCTATGTACCTGTATTGTCTCCGTATGTGGAGCATCTGGGAGCCTCATATGTCATGGTTGGAGCGGTGCTGGGCGTATACGGCCTGATGCAGATTCTGTTCCGTCTGCCGATTGGTATCGGGTCAGATTATCTTAACCGGCGGCGGCCGTTTATTTATCTGGGGCTGATCGCCAGCGGAGCGAGCTGTCTATTATTCCTGGCTGGTGCACATCCGGGCTGGGCGCTGGCCGCACGTGCGGTCTCGGGGATTGCAGCTTCCGCGTGGGTCGTGTACTCGGTGATGTTCGCAGGGTATTTTCCGAAAGAAGAAGCGGGTAAAGCCATGGGTATGCTGCAGTTCACGACGGTTATTGCCCAATTGACCAGTATGATGATCAGCGGCTATATGGTAGATCACTGGGGCTGGAACACTCCGTTTATTATCGGCGGGATTGTGGCGGCAGCGGCGCTGCTGCTTGCACTGCGTCTGCCTGAACAGAAGCAGGAGAAACGGAATGCGATTCAGATTAAAGATCTTGCCGGAGTAGTCCGTGAACCGCTGCTGGTTAAAGTCTCGCTGCTGTCCGTGCTGGCACATTGTGTGCTGTTCATTACGATGTTCGGCTATACGCCGAATCAGGCGCTGGATATTGGAGCGAGCAAAGAGAGCCTCGGCTGGCTGACGCTGGCTTTCATGCTGCCGCATGCGATTGCCACACTGTACGGCTCACGTCTGTTCGGCAAATGGCTCGGAGACCGGGGAACGTTAATGCTGGGTTTTGCCGGGAGTGCGGTATTCACGCTGCTGATTCCATCTATGCCTACTCTAGCCGCTCTCTGTGCAACGCAGATTGGGAACGGCTTCATGCAGGGTCTTATTTTTCCGCTGCTGCTGGGTAAATCGGTGTCGGGAGTCGCTCCGTTCAAACGGGCAACGGCTATGGGCTTCTATCAGGCTGTATACGCCATAGGGATGTCAGGGGGGCCATTTGTTGCGGGATGGATGAGTGCGGCGTATGGTCTGACCGGCGGGTTCTGGCTTGGCGGAATTGCGGCGCTGCTTGCTGCAGTGTTGTCCTGGATATGGATCCGAGAGGCCGGGGAACCGGGCACAGGGAGCAGACAAAAGCGGCGGATACTTGGCAGGTAG
- the purE gene encoding 5-(carboxyamino)imidazole ribonucleotide mutase, with protein MSVQVGVIMGSKSDYETMEHTCAVLEELGVSYEKKVISAHRTPDLMFRYAEEAVERGLKVIIAGAGGAAHLPGMVAAKTLLPVIGVPVQSKALNGLDSLLSIVQMPAGIPVATVAIGRAGAVNAGLLAAQIIGAFEPEVQRMVELRREAIQSEVLESSETL; from the coding sequence ATGTCTGTGCAAGTAGGTGTCATTATGGGCAGCAAATCGGACTATGAAACTATGGAGCATACATGTGCAGTGCTTGAGGAGCTGGGCGTGTCTTATGAGAAAAAAGTCATCTCGGCGCACCGCACACCGGATCTCATGTTCCGTTATGCCGAAGAAGCGGTAGAGCGCGGCCTGAAGGTGATTATCGCCGGAGCGGGCGGCGCGGCGCATCTGCCGGGTATGGTGGCAGCCAAAACCCTTCTGCCGGTTATCGGCGTTCCGGTGCAGTCGAAGGCGTTGAACGGCCTGGACTCACTGCTGTCGATTGTGCAGATGCCGGCGGGCATCCCGGTGGCCACGGTAGCCATCGGCCGGGCCGGTGCTGTCAATGCCGGCCTGCTGGCTGCGCAGATCATCGGCGCTTTCGAGCCGGAGGTGCAGCGGATGGTGGAGCTGCGGCGTGAGGCGATCCAGAGCGAAGTGCTGGAAAGCAGCGAGACGTTATGA
- a CDS encoding DUF1294 domain-containing protein, with protein MVKVVLLWFALINIIGYVVMSEDKNKARKRRDRVPEKTLFLLAFMGGALGVLIAMYRKRHKTRHTSFRIGIPLLLLLNVLLYGYFLS; from the coding sequence ATGGTCAAGGTTGTATTGCTGTGGTTCGCTCTGATCAATATTATCGGGTATGTGGTGATGTCGGAAGACAAGAACAAGGCCCGCAAAAGACGGGATCGGGTGCCGGAGAAAACACTGTTTCTGCTGGCGTTCATGGGCGGCGCGCTGGGTGTGCTGATTGCCATGTACCGCAAGCGCCACAAGACGAGGCATACTTCCTTCAGGATCGGAATTCCGCTGCTGCTGCTGCTGAATGTCCTGCTGTATGGATATTTTTTGAGTTAA